The Thalassotalea sp. LPB0316 nucleotide sequence TGAAGGTATGTGTTTTACCGTAGAGCCAATGATCAATGCTGGTAAAGCGGGCACCGTGTTAGATAAAGAAGATAATTGGACGGTTTATACCGTTGATGGCAAAAAATCTGCGCAGTGGGAACACACCATTGTTGTCACCAAAACCGGTTGTGAGATTTTAACCCATCGCAGTGACGATACCATTGCAAAGGTACTAGTTAACTAGTACCTTTTTACTTTCTTACCATTAACATAAAGCAATCGATAACAAGAATTATTCATCATATGAGCGCTTATATTCCATCACATTATTTCGATACCTTTTCGATCACCGCGCCTGTGTTGTCGATTAAAGACATCTGTGAGCAAAACCAAGTGTTCTCACAATGGTTGCTAGCCCAGTTCGATTTGCAAGATACTGAAAACTTAGTAAAAGCGCGTGCACAATATGTTGATCTCGTCCTGTCTAAGCTTTGGTGCCAACACCAACTCGATGAATATCAAGTCAGCCTAATCGCGGTAGGTGGTTATGGTCGTGCGGAATTACACCCGCACTCAGACGTCGATATATTATTGTTGACGCAAAAAAAGCTCGATAAAACACTTGAAGACAAAATTGGTCAGTTTATTACCCAGTTATGGGATGTCAGGCTCGATATCGGCCACAGTGTTCGCGATATCAAAGAGTGTATAAGACAAGCGGTCGACGATGTCACTATTGCCACTAATTTGATGGAAATGCGTTTGATTAGTGGTTGTCGCAATTTATATGAGCAATTACAGCCCTTATTACAACAAGACGTATTTTGGCGCTCCGACAAATTTTTCATCGCTAAGCGCGAGGAACAAAAGCAACGCCACGAACAATATCACGGCGCCGCTTATACGCTTGAGCCGAATTTAAAAGCCAACCCCGGCGGGCTAAGAGATATTCAAACCATTGCTTGGGTGGCTAAACGTCACTTCTTAGCTGATTCAATGGAAGAGTTGGTTGAACACGACTATTTAACCCGTAATGAATACTACGAGCTATTAGAGTGTCAAGACTATTTGTGGCGGATGCGCTTTGCCCTCCACTATGTAGCAGGTCGCAGTGAAAACCGCTTACTGTTTGATTACCAAGCTGATGTTGCCAAAATGATGGGCTTTGGCGATCACGGTAAGCAAGCGGTAGAAAAAATGATGAAACGCTTTTTCCGCCTGATTGCTCGTATTGCTGAACTTAATAAAATGCTGCTGCACCGATTTGAGCGCACGTTATTGGGCGCAGAGCACGCACCTAACATTACGGTTATCGATGACGACTTTATTGTTGAAGATGGCTTAATGAAGATCACCCGTAGCCGGTTATTTAGTCGCTCGCCTAAAATCATCGAAATGTTTTTGAAAATAGCCCAAACACCTGAGGTTAAGGATTTGCACCCTGAAACCTTGCGATTACTGCGCAATGCTCGTCGCCGATTGATTTCTCGCCTCAACGACTATCAAGCTTGTCGTACTATGTTTGTCGAGTTAATCAGGCACCCAAGAGGATTAGGGCTCGCCTTTAGCTTAATGCATCGTCATTCAATACTTGGCGCCTATTTACCGCAGTGGCGCGACATTGTTGGTCAGATGCAGTTTGATCTATTCCACGCTTATTCTGTTGATGAGCACAGTTATCGACTGATCAAGAATTTGTACCGTTTCTCTCAACCAGAGCACAATCACGAATTTCCGCTTTGTAGCAAAATTGTCCAACGTACTCGAAAACCTGAACTGCTTTATTTTGCGGGTATCTTCCATGATATCGCGAAAGGCAGAGGTGGTGATCACGCAAAACTTGGTGCCGCAGATGCACTCGAATTTGCTCAAGAGCACGGCCTTAACAAACACGATGGCCGGATGATTTCATGGTTAGTCGAACAACACTTATTGATGTCGGTGACCGCACAACGCAAAGATATTTCAGACGAGACTGTGATCAAAGATTTTGCCGAAATCGTCCGTGATGAAGCGCGATTAGATTTGCTATACTGCTTAACCGTCGCCGATATGCGAGCAACGAATGAAAGCTTGTGGAATAGTTGGAAAGCCAACCTGTTAGAAGAGTTATACAACGCTACTAAACGCGCCTTTAGGCTCGGCTTGGAAAAACCCGTTGATTTACGTGCCAAAATCCGTGAAAACCAAGCACAAGCAATGGAGTTGCTGACAACACAAGAAATAACCGAAGAAGACGTTAAAAAATGTTGGAAGCATTTTAAATCGGATTACTTCCTGCGTTATACCCCAGATCAAATCAAGTGGCACACTCGCAACATCATCAATAAACAAGATGACGGGCCAATGGTACTAATCAGCCCTAAGCCATATCGCGGCGGTACTGAAGTATTTGTTTACACCAAAGAGCAACCTCACATATTTGCTCGCACCGTTGCCCTACTCGGTAACAAAAAGCTATCAATTCACGATGCCAAAATTATTACCAGTAAGAACGGCTATACACTCAATACCTTTGTCATTTTAGATCAGCGCAATAAACCGATCGACGATACCCATCGCGCACAAGAAATCGTCGATTCGATTAAGCGCATTTTGTGTAAAGAGTCGACGGCGCAAATTCCAGTGCAACCAGTACCACAAAAGAACAAGCAATTTGTCGTTAACACTGTCGTAAACTACTCAAAAACCAGTAGTAAAAACCGAACGATGTTAGAAATCATCGCAATGGACAGACCGGGCTTACTGGCAAGTATTGGTCAAGTATTCCAAGACTTAAAAATTCACATTCACTCTGCCAAAATCACGACCTTTGGTGAGCGTGCAGAAGACGTATTTACCGTATCAAATGAGCATGGCACAACCCTAAACGAAGCTGAGCAAGAGCAGCTGCGTCAAAGACTGTGTAATGATTTGGTATAAATTCATTCAACCATTAATTGGACAAATAGATGAGCGAATTACAAACAATTATCGAGGCAGCGTTCGAAGAGCGCATGTCAATTACCCCTAACTCAGTGAGCACAGAAGTTAAAAATGCCGTATTAGATGCATTAGAGATGCTTAATAATGGCTCAGCACGTGTTGCTGAAAAAATTGCTGGTGAATGGGTTGTACACCAATGGCTGAAAAAAGCCGTATTACTGTCGTTCCGGATTTGGGATAACGAAGTGGTTGATGGTGGCGAAAGCAAATACTTCGATAAAGTACCATTAAAATACAACGACTACAGCCAAGCCATGTTTGAAGCTGATGGCGTGCGCATCGTACCACCAGCAACCGTTCGCACGGGCTCTTACGTTGGTAAAAATGTTGTCGTTATGCCTAGTTATGTAAATATTGGCGCATACGTTGATGAAGGCACCATGGTCGATACATGGGCAACTGTGGGTTCATGTGCACAAATAGGTAAAAACGTACACTTATCTGGCGGCGTTGGTATTGGTGGTGTATTAGAGCCCTTACAAGCGGGCCCGACTATTATTGAAGATAACTGTTTTATCGGCGCGCGCTCTGAGATTGTTGAAGGTGTTGTCGTTGAAGAAGGCGCAGTGATCTCAATGGGTGTTTACATTGGCCAAAGCACGCGCATTTTTGATCGCGAAACCGGTGAAGTGCACTATGGCCGTGTTCCAGCTGGCTCTGTAGTTGTCCCGGGTAATCTTCCATCAAAATGCGGTACCTACAGCCTATATGCAGCAATTATCGTCAAAAAAGTTGATGCAAAAACTCGCGCAAAAGTAGGAATTAATGCCCTACTTCGTTCAGTTTCAGAAGAGTAATTGACGAGATACCCGCCTTCGCGGGCATGACGTTATTCTACGTTAAAATTTACGATAAAAAATGCCACATTTACTGTGGCATTTTTTATCGGTGGTACTGAGCTCGGCTATCACTTTTCACGCCAAGATTCTTTCAACCTTTCTAAAATAGAAATAATTGGCGCTATGCTATTTGCTGAGTTATTTTTTTGACAGTCATAAAAATAACTTAGCTAAAACAAAAGGATAAAAAGTAAAATCAGACATGGCATAACATCTGCAGAAGACCAATTATTGGTTTCAATGTGAAGAATTTCACAACGACAAAAAGATGTTTGGTTATGAATACAAGTAAAGTTTTTATCGCAATAATAATGCTAGTTTTGTTATCGGCTTGTCAGTCAACAAACTACGCAAGCTCAGTAAAAAATGAGCAAAACATCAATTATTCAACGCCCCATCACAATGATGCCAACTCAGCAATGACAAAACCCATTGTTTTGGCCTCATTCAAGTCAAGAAACAAGCAAAAAACAAAACGCATCCATAACAGCGATAGTCAATTAGCGTATTCATTAGCTAACCGTCACATCCCAAAAGACCAGCTGATGATGCTAGCATTTGAGCAAAATCGTCAGCAAAGTATCTATGTTCAAACGGGTTTCTTTGTCGATATTCGCGGTAGCCAAGCGCAAGATCCAGGTAATAATAGTGCTCAATTGGCTTGGCAACACAATGATGCCAACGCCAAAACGATTACTGGGCCAAAGTAATCGACCAACCTAATTGCTCAAATACTGTTAGCCACTGACTGTCGAAGTCAGCTTCTATCACCAAGTGTTGGCCTGTTACAGGGTGTGCAAAGCTCAACGTTCTAGCGTGTAACATCAAGCGCTTAAAGCCAAAAAACTGATGAAAAAACGGATTTTGTTTGTTATCGCCGTGATTAATATCGCCAATGATTGGATAGCGCAAATGCGATAAATGTCGGCGAATTTGGTGTTTCCTGCCGGTTTGCGGCATTAACTTAACCAAACTATACCTAACACTCGGATATTTACCTACCGCGATGGGTAGCGTCGCTGTCGCAATCGATTGATAGTGAGTAACTGCACTTTGCGCCGCCTTATCTTGCCTGGCAAACTTATCGGCGATTTTATCATGTTGCTCTTTAAGCGGATAATCAATGATGCCATCACCTAATAGGTGGCCACGCGTTAAGGCGAAATATGTTTTATCAACCTGCCTAGCCGAAAACTTTTCATTCATTTGACGGGCTACGCCTTCAGTTAACGCAAACAGTAAAACCCCCGAAGTAGGCCTGTCTAAACGGTGCACTGGGTAAACATATTGTCCAACCATGTCACGTACCAGTTGCAAGGCAAAGTACTTTTCATGACGATCTAAATAACTACGGTGAACAAACAGCCCAGCAGGTTTATTCACTGCGACTAGATAATCGTCTTGATATAAGATGGTTAGTTGCGGTTTATCGCCATCAATTGATTCAAGATCACAGGTTGGCTTTCCATTCATGGGGCAGTTAGATTGAACCATTTACTCGGTTAATGTCATTTAAAATTGAGGCGATATTATCTATAATGCCGACAAATTTTGATAGCACTAAATTTCATGAGCACTATAGATACTATTTCTGATCTTCTTAACTTCTCAGGCAGCCAATTTCGCGTTTTTGATATCGGTCGCCGAATTGATAAGATTTCAAAAACAGACTTTGAAAAAATAGAAACCTGCCAGTTACCGTACCCATTTCCAATACAAGGTCACGCTCATATCGCAATCGCCTTTTGGCAAAAATCTTCGAAGACGCCTTATTTGTGGTTTATAAAATTACCGCTTGATGAACGAGGCTTATTAAATCAGGGTGCTCGCAACCACTTTATTGCCATTATTGTTGAAGCGCTAGGTAATGACTTAACCGTTGACCCAACCGAGCAGCAAGAAGAGCTATTAAAAAGTAACCCTTATCACTTTACGCCAGCGCAATACAAACTCGCCTCGTTAAATGCCAAGTTAACCGTTGAATTAAAGCAAAAAGCTAGCAGCTACTACGAGCATGCACAGCACTACTTTTCAGGTAATTTAGGTTGGGATGATTGGCAGTCACTTGGGGTGCAAGGTATTGCTGACTTTGCGGCGAGATTATCGAATAACGAAAACGAACAAGCGTTAATTAACGCACTCGCACATATCCCACTTCAAGTGTTTAGCGTGCTCGCAAGTGCGCTTGAAAACGAGGCTTTATCGGCAAAAATGATTGAACGCTTGATTAAGCGGTATCACAGCGCTCAAACCCCTGATGAAAAACAACAAGCATTGCGAGCACTTGCCTCAAACTGCCAGCACCCGCATGTTGTTGCCCTCATTGCTTCATTGCTTAGTGCAGAAAATCGAGCGCAAAGTCAGGTGCTATTACCTGCGGATTTATTGATCATTATCTCGGGAAGATGTTGGCAAGCACTAGCACAGGGCGATATGATGATGCTGTATTTAGAGCAACTGGCGAAACTAAATGATACAAACTTGTTCAGTGCAATATTTAAAGATATGGTATCAATACCACTATTAAGGCACATTGTGCTTGCTGCAATTCGCTCTGAAAATCGCAGTGAACAATTGGCCAAGGCGATTGGTCAGTTATTTAATCAAGCCGGTAGCCATTAGTTGATGATTAAACGAACATAGTCATGGAAAATATCTATTATTTACTCTTCGCATTTTTAATTTTTTGGTATTTTATTTACCTGAGAAAAATCGCGGAAGCAGGTAAAAAGCACGTATTGCTTTATTGCCAGCAAAATCAATTACAGTTTATCGATGTCGCTCGTCGCTCTAGCCGACTGAGCTTTAACAAGCGCGATGGATTGTTCTGGCAAAGTATTTTTGATTTTCATTTTAGTGGTGACGGTGAAGCCGCCTACCAAGGCGTGATGACGTTAAAAGGCTTGAAAGTTCAAGACATTACCACCCCTGCATTTAGAGTACATTAACCTTAGTTTTACGTAATTTTGGAGAGCACCTTGCCGTTAATTCAATCGCTGTTCTGTCTAAAAGGCAAAGACAATAGAACCCGTTTTTTTATCATACAAGTTAGCATCACCATGCTATTTGTTGTCTTCAATACTGTATTAGCTGAAAACCCATTGGTTATGGTAGTCTGCGCACTTTTGTTAAGTGTTATTAGCGGTTTAGCTGCTCTTCGTCGCGCCAATGATGCCAATCAAAGCAATAAACTTCTGTTAGCACCTAGCTTATTGTTTTTTGTCACCTGTTTACTGATTATTTTTACACAAAGCTCTGGCTTCATGTTCGCTCTCATCCTGCCATTTTTGAGTCAGTTATATCTGTTAACCTTTAGCGGACAAAACGCAGAGCTATCGTACCATCTAGGCTACAGCGGCCCTGTTGATTTAACCGCTAACGCAGCTCATTATCAGCAAGCAAGTATTCGTCGAGTAGAGCCTACATTGGCTGGCAACCTCTCAGGAACGATCGACAACACAACGATCGACAACACAACGATTGATAACAATCAATTTACCGAGCCTTCACAGCAGCAAGACGCACATTTTAAAGTGCCAGTTACACATGCTGCACAAGACGATATTGGTGAGCAAATTCGTGAATTTCTCCTTACCCATAAGCAAAAATTAGCCATTTCGCTTGGTGTTTTGATGTTAGGCGTATTAGTCGTCATAGTGACAGCAAACACTGAGCCAGAACAAACAGTAGTTGTTGAGGAAGTAGAAGCTCCAAACTTGAATAGTGACATAATCGAGCAAGCTAATATCGTTGAGTTAAGCGACGGTTTTAGTATCGCTTCTAACCCATATCAAGGCATTGTCATATCTTGGCAAGCGGACGATACCTTGCGCACCGAGCTTTGGAACATTGCAACAGGTAAAGGGGATGAAAGCTGCCAACAGTTAGTTTTCAACAACAATCAAGGGATTAGAACAGCTCAAGTACAGGTAAAAAATAATTCAACTTACTACGCTGTATTTTCACCGCTAGATAGTCATGAATTAGTCAATCAATTAGCAAAACGCGGCAGTTTTAAGCTTTGTGGTTATGACTTTTCTCTTAAAGGTAGCCAAGCAGCACTTGGCAAAGTTAACTATTACGGTAACTTGCTCAGTTATTAATTAACGGAAAAAAAAGGCTAGCGTCAAAGCTAGCCTTTATCTCATCAATCATAGAACACGTTATTTAGCCTTTCGACGAAAGCCCAATAGCATCAACATCGTACCGAACAGAACAACTGTTGAAGGCTCTGGTACAGACACAGAGTCAGTATCGAAAGTAATAGCTGTCATCGAAACATTAGTTGTTTGACCTTGTACGCCACCATAGTTAATACCCGTAACAAAAGCCATGTCGTCGGTAGGATCTAACTCGAGGCTCGGATTAATACCGCGAATCTCAAATTCACTGACCATATCCCCTAAGCTCCAGAAATAACTATCACCAGCCATTAATGTCGCAATAAACGCACCATCTACCCAAAGTTCATAGCCATCAATATCATTGACCGATGCTAACGAAGGCATAGTAACTTCGGTGAAGTAGCCGTCTGAGATTGCATATGCGTAACCTACTGAAACAATTGGGTCAATCCAAATGGTTTGTTCAGGTACTGGTGGTAAATCGAAGTTAAATGCACCGTTTTCATCAGGTTCACC carries:
- a CDS encoding DUF3301 domain-containing protein; this translates as MENIYYLLFAFLIFWYFIYLRKIAEAGKKHVLLYCQQNQLQFIDVARRSSRLSFNKRDGLFWQSIFDFHFSGDGEAAYQGVMTLKGLKVQDITTPAFRVH
- a CDS encoding DUF3549 family protein, with translation MSTIDTISDLLNFSGSQFRVFDIGRRIDKISKTDFEKIETCQLPYPFPIQGHAHIAIAFWQKSSKTPYLWFIKLPLDERGLLNQGARNHFIAIIVEALGNDLTVDPTEQQEELLKSNPYHFTPAQYKLASLNAKLTVELKQKASSYYEHAQHYFSGNLGWDDWQSLGVQGIADFAARLSNNENEQALINALAHIPLQVFSVLASALENEALSAKMIERLIKRYHSAQTPDEKQQALRALASNCQHPHVVALIASLLSAENRAQSQVLLPADLLIIISGRCWQALAQGDMMMLYLEQLAKLNDTNLFSAIFKDMVSIPLLRHIVLAAIRSENRSEQLAKAIGQLFNQAGSH
- the truC gene encoding tRNA pseudouridine(65) synthase TruC; this encodes MNGKPTCDLESIDGDKPQLTILYQDDYLVAVNKPAGLFVHRSYLDRHEKYFALQLVRDMVGQYVYPVHRLDRPTSGVLLFALTEGVARQMNEKFSARQVDKTYFALTRGHLLGDGIIDYPLKEQHDKIADKFARQDKAAQSAVTHYQSIATATLPIAVGKYPSVRYSLVKLMPQTGRKHQIRRHLSHLRYPIIGDINHGDNKQNPFFHQFFGFKRLMLHARTLSFAHPVTGQHLVIEADFDSQWLTVFEQLGWSITLAQ
- the glnD gene encoding [protein-PII] uridylyltransferase gives rise to the protein MTAPVLSIKDICEQNQVFSQWLLAQFDLQDTENLVKARAQYVDLVLSKLWCQHQLDEYQVSLIAVGGYGRAELHPHSDVDILLLTQKKLDKTLEDKIGQFITQLWDVRLDIGHSVRDIKECIRQAVDDVTIATNLMEMRLISGCRNLYEQLQPLLQQDVFWRSDKFFIAKREEQKQRHEQYHGAAYTLEPNLKANPGGLRDIQTIAWVAKRHFLADSMEELVEHDYLTRNEYYELLECQDYLWRMRFALHYVAGRSENRLLFDYQADVAKMMGFGDHGKQAVEKMMKRFFRLIARIAELNKMLLHRFERTLLGAEHAPNITVIDDDFIVEDGLMKITRSRLFSRSPKIIEMFLKIAQTPEVKDLHPETLRLLRNARRRLISRLNDYQACRTMFVELIRHPRGLGLAFSLMHRHSILGAYLPQWRDIVGQMQFDLFHAYSVDEHSYRLIKNLYRFSQPEHNHEFPLCSKIVQRTRKPELLYFAGIFHDIAKGRGGDHAKLGAADALEFAQEHGLNKHDGRMISWLVEQHLLMSVTAQRKDISDETVIKDFAEIVRDEARLDLLYCLTVADMRATNESLWNSWKANLLEELYNATKRAFRLGLEKPVDLRAKIRENQAQAMELLTTQEITEEDVKKCWKHFKSDYFLRYTPDQIKWHTRNIINKQDDGPMVLISPKPYRGGTEVFVYTKEQPHIFARTVALLGNKKLSIHDAKIITSKNGYTLNTFVILDQRNKPIDDTHRAQEIVDSIKRILCKESTAQIPVQPVPQKNKQFVVNTVVNYSKTSSKNRTMLEIIAMDRPGLLASIGQVFQDLKIHIHSAKITTFGERAEDVFTVSNEHGTTLNEAEQEQLRQRLCNDLV
- the dapD gene encoding 2,3,4,5-tetrahydropyridine-2,6-dicarboxylate N-succinyltransferase: MSELQTIIEAAFEERMSITPNSVSTEVKNAVLDALEMLNNGSARVAEKIAGEWVVHQWLKKAVLLSFRIWDNEVVDGGESKYFDKVPLKYNDYSQAMFEADGVRIVPPATVRTGSYVGKNVVVMPSYVNIGAYVDEGTMVDTWATVGSCAQIGKNVHLSGGVGIGGVLEPLQAGPTIIEDNCFIGARSEIVEGVVVEEGAVISMGVYIGQSTRIFDRETGEVHYGRVPAGSVVVPGNLPSKCGTYSLYAAIIVKKVDAKTRAKVGINALLRSVSEE